CTTCCTAGTGTAGAAGTGGAGCCTCTCAGTGAAGGCGTTGATCACGCTTATGCCCTTCCTTGCATCACAGTTGAGCCAGAGTCCAGTGTTGAGCCTTCACCAACCACCGCTAAAGCTGATTCACCAGTGCAGACATCCCCTGCACAgccagaggaagcagagaaaccATCACCCTCTGAAGAAACTGAAGAGCTTGTTGAAGCGTGTTCTTTACCTCCTGCATCTGTTTCATCAGAGCCACCACCAGTCACCCCCAGCCCAAAgcaacagcagctctgcagtggcATCCGCTGCCCCACCTTTGACCCAAAGAGTCCCAGTCAGGTGGTGTTCAAACCGCAGTGGTTGGGAAAAGGCTTCGGTGCCTCAGGGCTGAGAGTCCGAGCGGTGAAGGCCGGCAAGAGaggctcctctcctctcgccgTCCGTGTGGCCGTCAAGAACGCAACCAAGGAAAATAAGGGACCGACTGGAAAACTGAAGCAGAAAGGTGCGTAGAAAGCTtgtgtcttcatgtttgtgcatgtatatatattaagaTATTGTTGACTGACATTTTGTAATTTTCCTCCAGGTACTGAAGGCCGCTCCCCGCTGCAGATCCTCAAGGAGAGCAACTCGCCCAGAGACCGTTCTCAGGTATTGTACTCAAGCAAGCACTTGTTGCTATTGATCCATATTCCCTCAAACTAAATTTGCATCGATCCTTCGTTATTTAATCGTTCAAAAGTGCATCTGAACACAAAGTAAATCAATCCCTGTGCTAACTTTCCAGATGAAGCTGAAGGTTTCCACCCCAGATAAGCAGAGACATGGACCGATGGACCGCAGAGTGCTGGCAGTGGCTCTGGATAAGGAGAACAGATGATTCAATGCAGCCATGTACAGATTCCTGCTACTTTTATATCTCTTAAAACATGCTTTtatgtgtacatttttcttAAGCGGATTTCTGTCgttttgtgtaattatttttaactGCTATTTTATGCAGTTTTCTGCcctgtttgttctttttgtaaatataaataaaattatttgcATTCATACTTCAGCttttaatctttctttttcaagGTTTATTTCCCCCCTATTGtccttttcttgttctttttcttaagtaattaattaataaaatttCCCCTGTggcaaaaatgttaaatttctAGTtatttctgcacaaacacaataaatatttgttcatttataacattgacatttctcatttcattgCCAGGTGCTATCTGAGTCTCAGCTCCAGGCTTTGGAACAATGGTTTATTTGTCTCTTTGGAGTTAAAAATTACAATGAAGCTGCATAAGTCGGTCTGTAAATAAAACCAGgaacctgttttatttttatcaaacaaTATTACTTCAATATACTGAAggtttttaagtttctttttaaatggtgTTTCAGCAGCATGATGCCATATTATTTAATGGCTCAATCCAAATCCAGTGggattttaaaatgatcatgtaaaacacaatgttagaACTGCAGTCAGCGTGTAAAAGAAGTTAACACCATATACTTGTATAATGTAGAATCCCAGGTTTATTAGACAGTCTTTCAAAAAGGTCATATTGCTTTTACTCAACAGTGTAAAGAGAGGTCCAAATCCAAGTCACAGCGTGCAGatcatttttctgtatttacacaaaCGTTCTTTCAAGATTATCCGTTCTCATGCAGAGGAAATGTCAAGCTCATATATACAGATTCAGATGTATTGctcacacaaccacacaaaagCATTTATCctccagggggaaaaaaaacaacactcatATAAAGAGTCCTGTCCTGAGACAAATGGGTCATCTcgctatttattttttttttgttagtgcTTAATGAACcatgaaatcatttttattatccCATCTGTCAGTTCAACAGTTTAGACAAAGCACTTTCAGGCCTAACCCGCTGGTTAGAGACCACACATCCTGGTGAATATTGTCCATCAATCACATACAAAACAACTCAAACACTAATGTAGACATCTGCAAACTagaattcatttaaaattagAAAGTGTAAAGAATTTAAACATAAGCGTGGAGGGAATCTACCAAAACTAAGAACAAACAACagtctgaaacaaaacaaaatgctcaTATTCTTCATATGACTTAACTTAGGCTCTGAAACAGCATATTAGCAGAGCGGGTGTAAAACTACACAGGCTGTAACTTGACATGTATTCAGTTCTATCTCATCCAGTGTGCTACCATTTCCATTTGGCAACTGACCTCAGCAGGTGATGATTGAATTGCTGCAgtaaatgtgcatgtgttatTAATTTTAACCACAATAGAATTCACTAATGAGAGGAATGGTCTTTTCAGAAACCCCACACCCAATATCCCACCGCGAAATTCACCCTTATCGTGAGAAAAAAGGTGAGAGCGCaatgtgacagagagagagagactttttttcgtttttttttcacattacaACCCCTCTCCAACATCAGATAGGACTTGGCACAATTAAAATACCCTCTTCTCATCTCGGGGCGCCACATCCCTCCCTCAAActccaatttctttttttatcttcgCCAATTTCTCCCCCGGCAGATGTCtaactgctctctctctgctcactgGTGAGGAACGGCCTCAGTTCCATATCTTGAGGAAGCTGTCCCAGGACCCCGTGCAACACGCCATTCCATCAGTGGACACTCCGATGCAGCTCACTCTGTTGTCGTGACCGGCCAGCACTCCTGGGCCACCACACGGAAGAGAAAACATGTAAGAATCACTTGAGATGAAATCAGAACTTCCCCTTTTTTCCCTCCCAGATCATATGCTTCCTGTTGGTAATTTAACTCTATATTTCCCATTTGAACTCACCGACTCTCTCAGCTTTCAGCGCGTCCCAGATGTTGACGTTGAAGTCGTCATAGCCAGCCAGTATCAGGCGTCCGGACAGGGAGGGGGCCAGGGAGGTCACCCCACACATGATGCTGGAGTCCTGGTAGGTGATGAGCTCCTGGTCTGCTCGCAGGTCGTACAACTTGCAGGTGGCGTCATCAGACCCGGTTATTACTGCGTTACCGTTTGGGAAGAactgtgaaagaaaagagaagggaTCAGAAAGCCGGTCTCCTTTGAGAAAATCACCTTTCAGGAAACGGAGCTGGGAATCTTCTTCATTCTCACCCCAATTGCGTTGATGTCACTCTCATGGCCCCCAAAGGTCTGCCTGCATGCGTCCTCCCTGATGTCCCAGAGCTTGGCCGTGAAGTCGCACGCCCCTGAGATGAAAAACTTGAAGTCTGGGGACACAGCCAGGGACATGCAGTCTCCCTGGTGTCCTGCAAAGACCGTCTTTTGGGTTCCTGTCTCAATGTCCCATAGTACGCTGTGAGGAGACAAAAGCGCCACGCATTTCAATTTTAACATCAGAAATTAAGATTGCAACATTCTTTTTAGTTCAATTACTCGTACGATATTCTTACCAAGTGCAGTCGCCAGAGCTGGTGATGATCTCGCTGTCACTAATGAAACGACAGCAGGACAGGTAACCTGGGCAACCAAAGAAATGCATTATGATAAACTACAAATGAAAGGGAGAAGAAATAATATCAAACGCAACAAGGACCCGACGGCAGTGTGATCTCAAGAGATTTAATTTCCAAGCTGTGATGTCCGAACCTGTGTGCGCCGCCAGCTCACGCATGACCTTGACGTTCCCGTCCTTGCCCTTGAGATTGTAGATGGAGCACATGTTGTCCAGACCACCACAAGCCACAAGGTTTCCCGAGGGTGCATAGGCGCACGTCATCACCCACGATGACTTGAGGGGGATGGCGCtcacctgaggacacacagaggGCTGTTTAACTCTTTCCCATCAAAACACCAAAATGAACTCAAACCCGTTTATCTGGATGGAAGCTACAAACATTTAAAGTCCCTGGAAACTTATTCATTATTCTTAAATTTTTAAATACACTCTAAATATGTGCCAACATTAGAAATCTTTTTTCGTATATGACCTTTGAGATCTCTGTTTTTCGATTGTTATTGTCTGCACCTCTCTCACTGGTTTGTGGTTTGATGTCACCTGCTTCTCTGAACCAATCAGGATTCAGCAACACGCAAATCAGAATCTGATGTTTGTGGTATGTTGTTATTGTCCCTGTCGATTTACTCTTAAATTACTTCAGCAAAATTCTAAAGAAGCAGATCGGCTGAGGTTTTAAATgcttaataaacacaaattacCGGTTAAGTTATAAATATGTAATGTTTTGGAGAAATGCTTTGGATTTGAAATGTTCATGTCTCTATGAGATTAGCTTTCATATGTATTTTGATGCATTTGAGGGTAAAAACATTCTGCAGGGTTTTTTCCACAGTTATGTTTGACTCAGTTGGAGCTGAGAAAACATTCATGGCTTCATATCATGTTTATCTGCCTGTTTCCACCAGTAACTATGACACGTGTCTCTTTTGCTCTTTCTTACCTTGTTGGTCGTGATGCTGTCCCACACTATGAGTTTTCCATCTTGCGAGGCGCTGACACACAGCCTGCAGGGGGTCACATTaacagagggtgagagagaagCAAACATTGAAGGTGTCAGCTGGGAAATTAACATAAGGTGTACACCGTGTTCCTGCTAGTTCGTCCATTTTAAAGCAATATGTGTATGTAACAAATCTACCTTAGATTTCTCTTCACTCTaattttgttcaaattaaatatgaGACCATCTGAGCTTggctataaaataaaacagcaggtgTTCTGTCAACTTATGCACaacatgttgtgtatttacttGGTGTCAGTGCCCCAGTGCATGGCGTAGATCTTGGCAAGGTGACCCCTTAGTGTTTTCCTGGTCTTCAACTGGACACGGCCCACCACGGTGATCCCAGCCACCGCCTCCTGCAGCGAGGTGTCCTGCCCGGCCTTACGAACCGCCTGGGGTGCAGACGCAAACAGAAGGGGATCGGGTCACCTCCAGTATTGATCCACAATGCAGTTATAGCAGGATAATGGCAGTATTTGTTTTAAGATAACTTCAGGCCATGGTGAGAAACAGAAGTCACTGGATATCATGGACGATCATGTTGTTTTCTTGGTTTATTACAAACAGACAGGATGAGCCTACTCACAGTGATCTGGTCTTTGAGACTGTCCGCCTCCTTTCGCAATTGCTCCATTTCACCCATGGCGATGGTCGTTAGGTTCGGTCGCTAatggagacagggagagatgTCAGGGAAGCAGATAAACCTGAaaggaagcagaagaagaggggtagaaaaaaaaaacagacatcagTTCACAAGAAATTATTCAAGAAAATAGTTGTGATCATACCTTTATCCTCCAGTAGCAGCTGTGCCTGCACTAATGCTTCATGCTGGAGTTTGACCTGCACCTACCTGAACGATTCCAAGTAAGCGCTGCTTTGCAAGTCAAACTGGCCCTTGTCTACTTTGCAAACTTAATAAACACGCAGGAGCACACAGAAACCCACAAAAcacgcctacacacacacgcacgcacacaaatacacggGGAGAGTATGAATATTCGAGCATGACATTAACAGTGAAAGTATTTGTTCTTCAGATGAAGTTGTGAGCACACATCCTCACCCTGAATGTACACACAAACCAGTATGTCCTGTAATACGCAGCTCACGAcactgatgggggggggggagtctgtGCCACTTAACACTTCAGTGCACTCGCCGACTTATGTTGATGGCTATTGAATTTGGTAATGTCATGATTAAATGAGTGGAGCAATCACCTAATGGACAAACTCATACAGTGTGACAAATGTAATCGAGGCCTGAGATGAAAGGCCGAGTCAGGATCTGCTTTTACAGGAGCACAGAAATGACACTGAGTTCACGGTGAGGCAGCACAATATAACCAACctcaacagaaataaaaccaccctcctcctcctcctcttcctcctgaacaCATGCAGAAACGACTCCTCTTTTCTTGTGACGCACTAAACCGTCACGCTGACGTTTCCTCTGTCTTACCTTGAGTACTGATCTGAAGAGGGGATACTGGTGTTGATCTTAGCGTTTGCGTCCCTGCagcaatctctctctctctctctttcactatTTGAATGAGTGTGCCTGTCAAAACACATGGCCGAGTGGATTTGCGTCTAATTTGTTTGAAgtgaaaaggagaggaagggagtgAAGGTGGGAGTGACTcgggaaaagaaagagatttGCTTTAATCGTTCCACACTGTGTTGAATGGAAGATGgcataaaaacatgttgaaatgaaGTTGGACTTTTATTGCGGTGTGATACAAAACATCTACTGTGTGAGTGTCCTGTCTGAAACTGATGATGACTGCATCGTCTCTGAAGTTGGGAACAAGGGATTGTTGTAGGCCTTTGTTCCAGATGGGAAATTGCTTCAATAATGAGGGTTGTAATGAATGCTTGAGTGTTTTAGTCGTGCTATTACCCTTTTGCCATTCTGTCCCTGGGAACCTGCCATTGTTCCATGTGATTAAATGACTGCTGGGGGTTGCTGGATGGTGAAGTGCATTAACACAGCCAGAGAaaagtggagggagggagggagggaggagggaggagggagggagggtaaGGGGCGAGGCAGGAGAGTGAGTTTTAAATCCTACTGGCTGAGATTTTAAGGGAAGCCTTTTGAATCAAATCTGCTCTCATCCGATTACTGACTGCTCTTTGCATCTGGataagagatggaggagaggatggcGGGGGGCAGATAGCAGGATGAGAATGAGGGAGGGGGCatatggaggaggcggagagagTTGTGAGGACGGGAGCGGGCGAGAGGCGGGGAGTGTTTTCAGTGCCGCCGGGCCTACGAACTTGAGTTTGACCATTGACACCGATACTGTGCAGTTTGAGAGCTCAGGCCCGACCAGTCAAACCACGTCTGTGAATCCAGGTCATGGTCGTGAGTTGTACATCGGCCACTGGGCAACACAAACAAGTCCAGttgcctttgtaaacttttaaatatgtctgtcgtttgtttgattaaaaagaaCATAGAGTTCAACCCTCTAGTGTTGTAGCTGTTTATATTTGCAATATTTGCAATGATAAACATTGGGTTGTTCAATTGTTGGAGAACATGATGGTATAAACATATTTGTCTACCAACAGACGTTGTTTGCTCTTTGGTAGCTTAGAGTGAAGTATCTCTGGGTGTAGAAGACTGTTGTAGTCAATGATGCTTTCTAGTAATTTTGGATTTACATGACTTTTGCCTCAAATGTGATAAAGTACCTTGTTTTTCaggctttttatttaatgtagTAGCACAATTTAACATATTAGTCTGGTTATTTACATCCAGTTTTCAAAAGCTTTACGATATCACACAATCAGTATAATAACATCGAATCACATAATAATATGTAAGAATTATCACATGTAATAGAAGATTTTATCTATATAACTCAACCTATATGACCGAATCCTTTTCTCTGTGCTTAATACACTTCTGATTCAGATAAAAGATTTTGCCTCATAGCTTCTACATTTCACCTCCATATATCCTTCATCCACGAAAACAATTTACCACAGTGTTTTATTATGCAGATTATGTCTGACAGTATTAGGAagaggaatttgttttttttttactcagatTATCAGTCTACACGACAAAACCAGCATTGTATGTTGATCCCATGTAAATCCCTCTGCTGTGTCTgccacaaaaaaacacacaagttcaTAAAGTGCGGGTCAACGTTATTTTGAACGGCTTCCGCTGTAAGATCACAAGTCTATGACGTTATTGAATTTTTAAAGATCCTCAACTTTTTGGAACATTTTTGGATCGTTACATTTGAAGATATATGATCGTGACAGTCAAAAAAACACCTTAAAGCTGAAGGATTTCGCCAAATTGTTGAGGATGCGATtgataaatatgttttcagattCAAGCTCAATTTTGATCTGATCCAACATCTTAGCAGCATGAGGGAcctgcacccacacacaaacacacacacacacacacacaaacacaactacCAAGAACAGAGTGTGTACACAGCAGAATCCAGTCGCACCATCCACTCACCAATGAGGAGCCTCCTCTCAAGGTGCGGCGGTGGATCTTCAGTCACTCTTCCTCCAGCGGGCTCCCT
Above is a genomic segment from Hippoglossus stenolepis isolate QCI-W04-F060 chromosome 8, HSTE1.2, whole genome shotgun sequence containing:
- the gnb3a gene encoding guanine nucleotide-binding protein G(I)/G(S)/G(T) subunit beta-3a — its product is MGEMEQLRKEADSLKDQITAVRKAGQDTSLQEAVAGITVVGRVQLKTRKTLRGHLAKIYAMHWGTDTKLCVSASQDGKLIVWDSITTNKVSAIPLKSSWVMTCAYAPSGNLVACGGLDNMCSIYNLKGKDGNVKVMRELAAHTGYLSCCRFISDSEIITSSGDCTCVLWDIETGTQKTVFAGHQGDCMSLAVSPDFKFFISGACDFTAKLWDIREDACRQTFGGHESDINAIGFFPNGNAVITGSDDATCKLYDLRADQELITYQDSSIMCGVTSLAPSLSGRLILAGYDDFNVNIWDALKAERVGVLAGHDNRVSCIGVSTDGMACCTGSWDSFLKIWN